In Triticum urartu cultivar G1812 chromosome 6, Tu2.1, whole genome shotgun sequence, the following proteins share a genomic window:
- the LOC125513967 gene encoding chloride channel protein CLC-b-like: protein MEEETATTAGRKHDDGVDSEDPGSAGNGISSLEQPLLKKSNTLTANHLAMVGAKVSHIESLDYEIIENDLFKHDWRSRSTVEVLQYVFLKWALAFLVGLLTGVIASLINLAIENISGVKMLHMVRLVRDKRYWAGFFYFSGFNLALTFVAAVLCVVFAPTAAGPGIPEIKAYLNGVDTPNMFGAPQLIVKIIGSICAVASGLDLGKEGPLVHIGACLANLLSQGGSGRFRLRWKWLRFFNNDRDRRDLITCGASSGVCAAFRSPVGGVLFALEEVATWWRSALLWRTFFSTATVVVVLRGFIEVCRGGRCGLFGAGGLIIFDVGDVTVRYRLGDLLLVTLVGVMGGVLGALYNHVLHMVLRLYNLINDKGRMAKLALALAVCAFTSAGLYVLPFAVPCTPCDPAFGAACPATGRSGNFKQFNCPAGQYNDLATLLHATNVDATRNIFSTGTPGEFRLDSLLIFFAIYCVLGLFTFGIAVPSGLFLPIILMGAAYGRIVALVLQSAVAASIDHGLYAVLGAAALMSGSMRMTVSLCVIFLELTNNLTLLPMTMFVLLIAKTVGDAFNPSIYEIILDLKGLPFLEPKPEPWMKDLTVGELAAAKPRTISLQVVEKVSTVLEVLRNTGHNGFPVVDRPRPGLSELHGLVLRAHLVAVLRKRWFLLEKRRTEEWEARERFSSVELADKNCKIDGLELTPEELEMYIDLHPFTNTTPYTVVETMSVAKAVVLFRSVALRHMLIMPKYQGPEISPLVGILTRQDLRAHNILGAFPHLAKKSKTH, encoded by the exons ATGGAGGAAGAGACGGCTACCACGGCCGGACGGAAACACGATGACGGCGTCGACTCGGAGGATCCAGGGAGCGCCGGCAATGGCATCAGCTCGCTGGAGCAGCCCCTGCTGAAGAAAAGCAACACCCTGACGGCCAACCACCTCGCCATGGTCGGCGCCAAGGTCTCGCACATCGAGAGCCTCGACTACGA GATCATCGAGAACGACCTCTTCAAGCACGACTGGAGGAGCCGGTCCACCGTGGAGGTGCTGCAGTACGTGTTCCTCAAGTGGGCGCTGGCGTTCCTGGTGGGGCTCCTCACCGGCGTCATCGCGTCGCTCATCAACCTCGCCATCGAGAACATCTCCGGCGTCAAGATGCTCCACATGGTCCGGCTCGTCCGGGACAAGAGGTACTGGGCCGGCTTCTTCTACTTCTCCGGCTTCAACCTGGCGCTCACGTTCGTCGCCGCCGTGCTCTGCGTCGTCTTCGcccccaccgccgccggcccCGGCATCCCCGAGATCAAGGCCTACCTCAACGGCGTCGACACGCCCAACATGTTCGGCGCGCCGCAGCTCATTGTCAAG ATCATAGGCAGCATCTGCGCGGTGGCGTCGGGGCTGGACCTCGGCAAGGAAGGCCCGCTGGTGCACATCGGCGCGTGCCTCGCCAACCTGCTCAGCCAGGGCGGCTCCGGCCGGTTCCGCCTCCGCTGGAAGTGGCTGCGCTTCTTCAACAACGACCGCGACCGGCGCGATCTCATCACCTGCGGTGCGTCGTCCGGCGTGTGCGCGGCGTTCCGGTCGCCCGTGGGCGGCGTGCTGTTCGCGCTCGAGGAGGTGGCCACCTGGTGGCGGAGCGCGCTGCTGTGGCGCACCTTCTTCAGCACGGCCACCGTGGTGGTGGTGCTGCGGGGCTTCATCGAGGTGTGCCGCGGCGGGCGGTGCGGCCTCTTCGGCGCGGGCGGGCTCATCATCTTCGACGTCGGCGACGTCACCGTCCGGTACCGCCTGGGCGACCTCCTCCTCGTCACGCTCGTCGGCGTCATGGGCGGCGTCCTCGGCGCGCTCTACAACCACGTCCTCCACATGGTGCTCCGCCTCTACAACCTCATCAACGACAAGGGCCGGATGGCGAAGCTGGCGCTGGCGCTGGCCGTGTGCGCGTTCACGTCGGCGGGGCTGTACGTGCTCCCCTTCGCCGTGCCGTGCACGCCGTGCGACCCGGCGTTCGGCGCCGCGTGCCCGGCCACCGGGAGGAGCGGCAACTTCAAGCAGTTCAACTGCCCCGCCGGGCAGTACAACGACCTGGCCACCCTCCTGCACGCCACCAACGTGGACGCCACCCGCAACATCTTCTCCACGGGCACCCCCGGCGAGTTCCGGCTGGACTCCCTGCTCATCTTCTTCGCCATCTACTGCGTGCTGGGGCTCTTCACCTTCGGCATCGCCGTGCCGTCGGGGCTCTTCCTCCCCATAATCCTCATGGGCGCCGCCTACGGCCGCATCGTGGCGCTCGTGCTCCAGAGCGCGGTGGCGGCGAGCATCGACCACGGGCTCTACGCCGTGCTCGGCGCCGCGGCGCTCATGTCGGGCTCCATGAGGATGACCGTCTCGCTCTGCGTCATCTTCCTGGAGCTCACCAACAACCTCACCCTACTGCCCATGACCATGTTCGTGCTGCTCATCGCCAAGACCGTCGGCGACGCCTTCAACCCCAGCATCTACGAGATCATCCTGGACCTCAAGGGCCTTCCCTTCCTAGAACCCAAGCCAGAGCCATGGATGAAGGACCTCACCGTGGGCGAGCTCGCCGCCGCCAAGCCGCGCACCATCAGCCTCCAGGTGGTCGAGAAGGTGTCGACCGTCCTGGAGGTGCTGCGGAACACCGGCCACAACGGGTTCCCGGTGGTGGACCGGCCGCGGCCCGGGCTGTCGGAGCTGCACGGGCTGGTCCTCCGGGCGCACCTCGTGGCCGTGCTGAGGAAGCGGTGGTTCCTTTTGGAGAAGAGGAGGACGGAGGAGTGGGAGGCCAGGGAGCGGTTCTCGTCGGTGGAGCTCGCCGACAAGAACTGCAAGATCGACGGCCTGGAGCTGACGCCGGAGGAGCTGGAGATGTACATCGACCTCCACCCGTTCACCAACACGACGCCCTACACCGTGGTGGAGACCATGTCGGTGGCCAAGGCCGTGGTGCTGTTCCGCTCCGTCGCGCTCCGGCACATGCTCATCATGCCCAAGTACCAGGGCCCCGAG ATATCTCCGCTTGTGGGGATCTTGACGAGGCAGGACCTGCGGGCGCACAACATCCTCGGCGCGTTTCCTCACCTCGCCAAGAAGAGCAAGACGCACTGA